The following coding sequences are from one Streptomyces sp. NBC_01485 window:
- the pepN gene encoding aminopeptidase N, which produces MPGTNLTREEAQQRAKLLTVDSYEIDLDLSGAQEGGTYRSVTTVRFDVAETGAESFIDLVAPAVHEVALNGDALDPDDVFKDSRIALPGLLEGRNVLRVVADCAYTNTGEGLHRFVDPVDEQAYLYTQFEVPDARRVFASFEQPDLKATFRFAVKAPSGWTVISNSPTPEPKDDVWAFEPTARMSTYVTALIVGPYHSVHSVYEKDGQSVPLGIYCRPSLAEFLDSDAIFEVTRQGFDWFQEKFDYAYPFKKYDQLFVPEFNAGAMENAGAVTIRDQYVFRSKVTDAAYEVRAATILHELAHMWFGDLVTMEWWNDLWLNESFATYAEAACQAYSPQSRWPHSWTTFANSMKTWAYRQDQLPSTHPIMAEIGDLDDVLVNFDGITYAKGASVLKQLVAYVGMDEFFAGVQAYFKRHAFGNTRLSDLLGALEETSGRDLKTWSKLWLETAGINVLRPEIETDAEGVITSFAIRQEAPALPAGAKGEPTLRPHRIAVGLYELDEDSGKLVRDERVELDVDGELTAVPQLVGKRRPDVVLLNDDDLSYAKVRLDEQSLAFVTEHLGDFESSLPRALCWASAWDMTRDAELPARDYLSLVLSGIGKESDIGVVQSLHRQVKLAVDLYAAPATREALLTRWTDATLAHLRSAEAAGDHQLAWARAFAATARTPEQLDLLEALLDGSQTIEGLAVDTELRWAFVQRLAAVGRFDEAEIAGEYERDKTAAGERHAATARAARPTPEAKAEAWARVIEDDKLPNALQEAVIGGFVDTDQRELLAPYTDKYFEVVKAIWDARSHEIAQQIAIGFYPTIQVSQEILDKTDAWLASAEPNAALRRLVSESRSGVERALQAQAADAQ; this is translated from the coding sequence GTGCCTGGCACAAACCTGACTCGCGAAGAGGCGCAGCAGCGGGCGAAGCTGCTGACCGTTGACTCGTACGAGATCGATCTCGACCTCTCCGGCGCGCAAGAGGGCGGTACCTACAGGTCCGTGACCACGGTGCGTTTCGACGTCGCCGAAACCGGTGCCGAGTCCTTCATCGACCTGGTCGCCCCGGCCGTCCACGAAGTGGCGCTGAACGGCGACGCGCTGGACCCGGACGACGTCTTCAAGGACTCCCGGATCGCGCTCCCGGGACTGCTCGAAGGCCGTAACGTCCTTCGTGTCGTCGCCGACTGCGCCTACACCAACACCGGTGAGGGCCTGCACCGCTTCGTCGACCCGGTCGACGAACAGGCCTATCTGTACACGCAGTTCGAGGTGCCGGACGCCCGTCGCGTGTTCGCGTCGTTCGAGCAGCCGGACCTCAAGGCGACCTTCCGGTTCGCGGTGAAGGCCCCGAGCGGCTGGACCGTCATCTCCAACTCCCCGACGCCGGAGCCCAAGGACGACGTCTGGGCGTTCGAGCCGACCGCGCGGATGTCCACCTACGTCACCGCGCTCATCGTCGGCCCGTACCACAGTGTCCACAGCGTGTACGAGAAGGACGGGCAGTCGGTGCCGCTCGGCATCTACTGCCGGCCCTCCCTCGCCGAGTTCCTCGACTCGGACGCGATCTTCGAGGTCACGCGGCAGGGCTTCGACTGGTTCCAGGAGAAGTTCGACTACGCGTACCCGTTCAAGAAGTACGACCAGCTCTTCGTGCCGGAGTTCAACGCGGGCGCGATGGAGAACGCGGGCGCGGTGACCATCCGCGACCAGTACGTCTTCCGGTCCAAGGTGACGGACGCGGCGTACGAGGTGCGGGCCGCCACGATCCTGCACGAGCTGGCCCACATGTGGTTCGGCGACCTGGTCACCATGGAGTGGTGGAACGACCTGTGGCTGAACGAGTCGTTCGCCACCTACGCCGAGGCGGCCTGCCAGGCCTACTCTCCGCAGTCGCGCTGGCCGCACTCGTGGACCACGTTCGCCAACTCCATGAAGACGTGGGCGTACCGGCAGGACCAACTGCCCTCCACGCACCCGATCATGGCCGAGATCGGCGACCTGGACGACGTGCTCGTCAACTTCGACGGCATCACGTACGCCAAGGGCGCGTCCGTGCTCAAGCAGCTCGTGGCGTACGTCGGCATGGACGAGTTCTTCGCGGGCGTGCAGGCGTACTTCAAGCGGCACGCGTTCGGCAACACCCGGCTCTCCGACCTCCTCGGCGCGCTGGAGGAGACCTCCGGGCGTGACCTGAAGACCTGGTCGAAGCTGTGGCTGGAGACGGCCGGCATCAACGTCCTGCGCCCGGAGATCGAGACGGACGCCGAGGGCGTCATCACGTCCTTCGCGATCCGCCAGGAGGCCCCGGCGCTCCCGGCCGGCGCGAAGGGCGAGCCCACGCTGCGCCCGCACCGCATCGCCGTCGGCCTGTACGAACTCGACGAGGACAGCGGCAAGTTGGTGCGCGACGAGCGCGTCGAGCTGGACGTCGACGGCGAACTGACCGCCGTACCGCAGCTGGTGGGCAAGCGCCGTCCGGACGTCGTCCTGCTCAACGACGACGACCTGTCGTACGCGAAGGTCCGTCTCGACGAGCAGTCGCTCGCGTTCGTGACGGAGCACCTGGGCGACTTCGAGTCGTCGCTGCCCCGCGCGCTGTGCTGGGCGTCGGCCTGGGACATGACCCGGGACGCCGAACTGCCCGCCCGCGACTACCTGTCCCTCGTCCTGTCGGGCATCGGCAAGGAGTCGGACATCGGCGTGGTGCAGTCGCTGCACCGTCAGGTCAAGCTCGCCGTCGACCTGTACGCGGCCCCGGCGACGCGCGAGGCCCTGCTGACCCGTTGGACCGACGCCACGCTGGCCCATCTGCGGTCCGCCGAGGCGGCCGGCGACCACCAGCTGGCGTGGGCCCGGGCGTTCGCCGCCACGGCCCGCACGCCGGAGCAACTGGACCTCCTGGAGGCCCTGTTGGACGGCTCGCAGACGATCGAGGGCCTGGCCGTCGACACCGAGCTGCGCTGGGCGTTCGTGCAACGCCTCGCGGCGGTCGGCCGGTTCGACGAGGCGGAGATCGCCGGCGAGTACGAGCGCGACAAGACGGCCGCCGGTGAGCGTCACGCGGCGACCGCCCGGGCCGCTCGTCCGACGCCGGAGGCCAAGGCGGAGGCGTGGGCGCGGGTCATCGAGGACGACAAGCTGCCCAACGCCCTCCAGGAGGCGGTCATCGGCGGCTTCGTCGACACCGACCAGCGGGAGCTGCTCGCGCCGTACACGGACAAGTACTTCGAGGTCGTCAAGGCGATCTGGGACGCCCGTTCGCACGAGATCGCCCAGCAGATCGCGATCGGCTTCTACCCGACGATCCAGGTCTCCCAGGAGATCCTGGACAAGACGGACGCCTGGCTGGCCTCCGCCGAGCCGAACGCGGCCCTGCGCCGCCTCGTCTCCGAGTCCCGCTCGGGCGTGGAGCGCGCACTCCAGGCCCAGGCGGCGGACGCGCAGTAG
- the malQ gene encoding 4-alpha-glucanotransferase — translation MAAPPGEELARLAALHGVGTSYQPSPDRTVTASAAAVTRALAALGVDAGTPEAVRGALVTREAELRERLLPPTVVCWSGSGSGSGIESGGGGGGESRAEALAVLPEGSRLLVETEQGESRDAVEGLPPGVHQLTVTAPDGRTGRAHLVVAPARLPRPTGTPMPTGRSYGLLVQLYSLLSRRSWGMGDLGDLGELAAWAGRALGAGFVQVNPLHAAVPGAPTDPSPYRPSSRRFPDPVHLRVEDVPEYAYVDDREGVAALLERAARLRQAVLEKGELIDRDAVWAVKREALEAVVRVPLGPGRRAAYCDFLAEQGQALEDHATWCALAEVHGSQWRQWPSGLRDPRSAETTRARGELMDRVDFHSRLAWLTDTQLTAAQRTAREAGMDIGIVHDLAVGVHPEGADAWAQQEYFAAGMSIGAPPDAFTARGQDWGLPPWRPDRLADSGYAPYRRLLRGLFRYAGALRIDHVMGLFRLWWVPQGQPPTEGTYVRYDAEAMLAVLVLEASRAGAVVIGEDLGTVEPGVRESLRERGVLGTSVLWFERDWDGDGRPLPPDRWRADCLATVTTHDLPSTAARLTGEHVELRDRLGLLTRPVEEERADATNDTAEWLGLLTRLGLLAGSAGGSDRSSEEAEVQAVHRFLLGTPARMIGVWLPDGVGDRRPQNLPGTWNQYPNWRLPIADAEGRPVTLEQLAASPRLRALIDVLRERGSP, via the coding sequence GTGGCCGCGCCGCCCGGAGAGGAGCTCGCCCGGCTTGCCGCGCTGCACGGCGTCGGCACCTCCTACCAGCCCTCCCCGGACCGTACGGTCACGGCTTCGGCCGCCGCCGTCACCCGCGCCCTGGCCGCCCTCGGCGTCGACGCGGGGACCCCGGAGGCGGTGCGGGGTGCGCTCGTCACCCGGGAGGCGGAGCTGCGCGAGCGGCTGCTGCCGCCGACCGTGGTGTGCTGGAGCGGGAGCGGGAGCGGGAGCGGGATCGAGAGCGGGGGCGGGGGCGGGGGCGAGAGCCGGGCGGAGGCGCTTGCCGTGCTTCCCGAGGGCAGCCGGCTGCTCGTCGAGACCGAGCAGGGCGAGAGCCGTGACGCGGTCGAGGGGCTTCCGCCCGGGGTGCATCAGCTGACGGTCACCGCGCCCGACGGGCGGACCGGCCGCGCCCACCTCGTCGTCGCCCCGGCCCGTCTGCCCAGGCCCACGGGTACGCCCATGCCCACGGGACGCTCGTACGGACTTCTCGTCCAGTTGTACTCCCTCCTCTCCCGGCGCTCCTGGGGCATGGGTGACCTCGGCGACCTGGGGGAGCTGGCCGCCTGGGCCGGGCGGGCTCTCGGGGCCGGGTTCGTGCAGGTCAACCCGTTGCATGCGGCGGTGCCCGGTGCGCCGACCGACCCGTCCCCCTATCGGCCGTCCTCGCGGCGTTTCCCCGACCCGGTGCACCTGCGCGTCGAGGACGTTCCCGAGTACGCGTACGTCGACGATCGCGAAGGCGTCGCAGCGCTTCTCGAACGCGCCGCGCGGTTGCGTCAAGCCGTGCTGGAAAAGGGGGAGTTGATCGACCGGGACGCCGTGTGGGCGGTCAAGCGAGAGGCGCTCGAAGCGGTTGTCCGTGTGCCGCTCGGGCCCGGCCGGCGCGCCGCCTACTGCGACTTCCTCGCCGAGCAGGGGCAGGCCCTGGAGGACCACGCCACCTGGTGCGCCCTCGCCGAGGTGCACGGATCTCAGTGGCGGCAGTGGCCGAGCGGGCTACGCGACCCCCGGTCCGCCGAAACCACCCGCGCCCGCGGCGAGTTGATGGACCGCGTCGACTTCCACTCCCGCCTCGCCTGGCTCACCGACACCCAGCTCACCGCCGCCCAGCGCACCGCGCGCGAGGCGGGGATGGATATCGGGATCGTGCACGATCTCGCCGTCGGCGTGCACCCCGAGGGCGCCGACGCGTGGGCGCAGCAGGAGTACTTCGCCGCCGGCATGTCGATCGGCGCCCCGCCGGACGCCTTCACCGCCCGCGGCCAGGACTGGGGCCTGCCGCCCTGGCGCCCGGACCGGCTCGCCGACTCCGGCTACGCGCCCTACCGGCGACTGCTCCGCGGCCTCTTCCGCTACGCCGGCGCCCTGCGCATCGACCACGTCATGGGCCTGTTCCGGCTGTGGTGGGTGCCGCAGGGACAGCCGCCCACGGAGGGGACGTACGTCCGTTACGACGCCGAGGCCATGCTCGCCGTCCTGGTGCTGGAGGCGTCGCGGGCGGGGGCGGTCGTGATCGGCGAGGATCTCGGCACCGTCGAGCCGGGTGTGCGGGAGTCGTTGCGCGAACGCGGGGTGCTCGGCACGTCCGTCCTGTGGTTCGAGCGGGACTGGGACGGCGACGGACGGCCCCTGCCCCCCGACCGCTGGCGCGCCGACTGCCTGGCCACCGTCACCACCCACGACCTGCCGTCCACCGCCGCCCGCCTCACCGGCGAACACGTCGAACTCCGCGACCGGCTGGGCCTGTTGACCCGGCCGGTGGAGGAAGAGCGCGCCGACGCGACCAACGACACGGCGGAGTGGCTGGGGCTGCTCACCCGCCTCGGACTGCTGGCCGGGTCCGCCGGCGGCAGCGACCGCTCCTCGGAGGAGGCCGAGGTCCAGGCCGTCCACCGCTTCCTGCTGGGCACCCCCGCCCGCATGATCGGCGTCTGGCTCCCGGACGGCGTCGGCGACCGCCGCCCGCAGAACCTCCCCGGCACCTGGAACCAGTACCCGAACTGGCGCCTGCCCATCGCGGACGCGGAGGGCCGTCCGGTCACCCTGGAGCAGCTCGCGGCCTCGCCGAGACTGCGGGCGCTGATCGACGTCCTGCGGGAGCGGGGCAGCCCGTGA
- a CDS encoding GNAT family N-acetyltransferase has protein sequence MEIRSTTEQDREVFVDTLHAAFGRFPETPAEGGGGVWWAALETDRGLLATTADGRPVGTAGAYSFELTLPGEILAPAAGVSFVGVLPSHRRRGVLSAMMRHQLTELRARGEFLSVLLASEALIYQRFGYGPATYTQQLTVPRRQAALALPRARGTADTAATGSDTGSETGTIEVLRRAECGEILEEVYDRYRRAQPGALSRPHLWWASGAGHPPVAPAPRYVAVHRDADGVPDGYASYSIGESDALTVDETIAADDAVFTALARFVLGHDLVPQVVFKHVPPGHPLRWQLADFRAGQVSGDTDWLWVRLLDVPRALTARGWFTDGELVLDVDDPFLGEHGRHLLTVRDGKADCVPTGREPDLSLDVSDLGSIYLGGTTPSTLVRAGHITAHHPAAAPLADALFRTDRAPHCLHWF, from the coding sequence ATGGAGATCCGTTCCACGACCGAGCAGGACCGCGAGGTCTTCGTCGACACGCTCCATGCCGCGTTCGGACGCTTCCCGGAGACCCCGGCCGAGGGCGGCGGCGGGGTCTGGTGGGCGGCGCTCGAAACGGACCGCGGCCTGCTCGCCACGACGGCGGACGGCCGGCCCGTCGGCACCGCCGGTGCGTACTCCTTCGAGCTCACCCTGCCCGGTGAGATCCTCGCCCCGGCCGCCGGGGTGAGCTTCGTCGGCGTCCTGCCCTCGCACCGACGCCGGGGCGTGCTCAGCGCGATGATGCGGCATCAGCTCACCGAGCTGCGGGCCCGGGGGGAGTTCCTCTCCGTGCTGCTGGCCTCCGAGGCCCTGATCTACCAGAGGTTCGGCTACGGACCGGCGACCTACACACAGCAGCTGACGGTGCCCCGCCGCCAGGCCGCCCTCGCCCTCCCCCGCGCACGCGGAACGGCCGACACCGCAGCGACCGGCTCGGACACAGGCTCGGAAACCGGCACGATCGAGGTGCTGCGGCGTGCCGAGTGCGGCGAGATCCTGGAAGAGGTCTACGACCGGTACCGCCGCGCACAGCCCGGCGCGCTGTCCCGGCCGCACCTCTGGTGGGCCTCGGGCGCGGGGCACCCCCCGGTCGCTCCGGCACCGCGCTACGTCGCCGTCCACCGGGACGCCGACGGCGTCCCGGACGGGTACGCCAGCTACTCGATCGGCGAATCCGACGCCTTGACGGTCGACGAGACCATCGCCGCCGACGACGCCGTCTTCACGGCTCTGGCCCGGTTCGTGCTCGGGCACGACCTGGTCCCTCAGGTCGTGTTCAAGCACGTCCCGCCCGGGCACCCGCTGCGCTGGCAGCTCGCGGACTTCCGCGCCGGCCAGGTGAGCGGCGACACCGACTGGCTCTGGGTGCGGCTGCTGGACGTCCCGCGTGCGCTGACCGCGCGCGGCTGGTTCACGGACGGCGAGCTCGTCCTCGACGTCGACGACCCGTTCCTCGGCGAACACGGCCGCCACCTGCTGACCGTCCGGGACGGCAAGGCCGACTGCGTCCCGACGGGCCGGGAGCCCGACCTCTCCCTGGACGTGAGCGACCTGGGCTCGATCTACCTCGGCGGCACCACCCCGAGCACCCTCGTACGCGCCGGACACATCACAGCCCACCACCCAGCCGCGGCCCCCCTCGCCGACGCCCTCTTCCGCACCGACCGCGCCCCACACTGCCTGCACTGGTTCTGA
- a CDS encoding HNH endonuclease produces MPHVLVLNASYEPLGVVPLRRALVLVLENKAISLEESGAFMHSATVTVSAPSVVRLKRFVRVPYRGPVPLTRRALFARDGGRCMYCGGVATSVDHVIPRSRGGKHVWDNVVASCRRCNHTKADRHLVEIGWRLRHKPAPPSGLAWRIIGTGHRDPRWLPYLQPYGADDALARIDGISA; encoded by the coding sequence GTGCCGCATGTCCTGGTCCTCAACGCGTCGTACGAGCCGCTCGGCGTCGTACCGCTCCGCCGCGCGCTCGTCCTCGTCCTGGAGAACAAGGCGATCTCCCTGGAGGAATCCGGCGCCTTCATGCACAGCGCGACCGTCACGGTTTCCGCACCCAGCGTGGTCCGGCTCAAGCGATTCGTCCGGGTTCCCTACCGGGGGCCCGTTCCTCTCACCCGCAGGGCGCTGTTCGCGCGGGACGGGGGCCGGTGCATGTACTGCGGTGGCGTCGCAACCAGCGTCGACCACGTCATCCCGCGCAGCCGCGGGGGCAAACACGTGTGGGACAACGTCGTGGCGTCCTGCCGTCGCTGCAACCACACCAAGGCCGACCGGCACCTCGTCGAGATCGGCTGGCGGCTGCGTCACAAACCCGCCCCTCCCTCCGGCCTCGCCTGGCGCATCATCGGCACGGGCCATAGGGATCCGCGCTGGCTGCCGTACTTGCAGCCGTACGGCGCGGACGACGCCCTGGCCCGGATCGACGGCATCTCCGCCTAG
- a CDS encoding mechanosensitive ion channel family protein — MSLPAVLLAAGPSPSPTPSESPTTVTVPSLQDAQESATNAASWVEENWSTWLAIGLRVLLILVIAVVLRVVVQRSITKLIDRMNRTVGSADGTSLGGLLVNNERRRQRSQAIGSVLRSVASFLILGTAALMVLATFEINLAPLLASAGVAGVAIGFGARNLVTDFLSGVFMILEDQYGVGDQIDAGVASGEVIEVGLRVTKMRGDNGEIWYVRNGEVKRIGNLSQGWATAGVDATVKASEDLDRVKATLDEVAEKMSKEEPWNELLWSPIEVLGLDSVLLDSMVVRVSAKTMPGKALTVERELRWRVKRAFDAADIRIVGGATAPATEDPADPTAAVAAPSVFANADSPQSAAATPIAPQRVTTPPAK; from the coding sequence GTGTCCTTGCCCGCCGTCCTACTGGCCGCCGGTCCGTCGCCGTCGCCGACTCCCTCGGAGTCGCCGACCACGGTGACGGTCCCGTCCCTCCAGGACGCCCAGGAGAGCGCGACGAACGCGGCCAGCTGGGTCGAGGAGAACTGGTCGACGTGGCTGGCGATCGGCCTGCGGGTCCTGCTGATCCTGGTGATCGCGGTGGTGCTGAGAGTGGTGGTGCAGCGGTCGATCACCAAGCTGATCGACCGGATGAACCGTACGGTCGGGTCGGCCGACGGCACCTCGCTGGGCGGGCTGCTGGTCAACAACGAACGGCGCCGGCAGCGCTCGCAGGCGATCGGCTCGGTGCTGCGCTCGGTGGCGAGTTTCCTGATCCTGGGCACGGCCGCGCTGATGGTGCTGGCCACCTTCGAGATCAACCTGGCCCCGCTGCTGGCCTCCGCCGGCGTCGCGGGCGTCGCGATCGGTTTCGGCGCGCGCAACCTGGTCACGGACTTCCTCTCCGGCGTGTTCATGATCCTGGAGGACCAGTACGGCGTCGGCGACCAGATCGACGCGGGCGTGGCCTCCGGCGAGGTCATCGAGGTGGGGCTGCGCGTGACCAAGATGCGCGGCGACAACGGCGAGATCTGGTACGTCCGCAACGGCGAGGTCAAGCGGATCGGCAACCTCTCGCAGGGCTGGGCGACGGCCGGCGTCGACGCCACCGTGAAGGCGTCCGAGGACCTCGACCGGGTCAAGGCCACGCTGGACGAGGTCGCCGAGAAGATGAGCAAGGAAGAGCCCTGGAACGAGCTCCTGTGGAGCCCGATCGAGGTGCTCGGCCTGGACAGCGTCCTGCTGGACTCGATGGTGGTCCGCGTCTCCGCGAAGACGATGCCGGGCAAGGCCCTGACCGTCGAGCGGGAGCTGCGCTGGCGCGTCAAGCGTGCCTTCGACGCGGCCGACATCCGCATCGTGGGCGGCGCGACCGCCCCCGCCACGGAGGACCCGGCCGACCCGACGGCCGCGGTCGCGGCGCCCTCCGTCTTCGCCAACGCGGACTCCCCGCAGTCGGCGGCGGCGACGCCGATCGCTCCCCAGCGGGTGACGACGCCTCCGGCGAAGTAA
- a CDS encoding ROK family transcriptional regulator encodes MAATAGTAGTPGTPRVLRAMNDRAALDLLLTHGPLSRTRIGKLTGLSKPTASQLLARLEAAGLVLATGTTEGRPGPNAQLYEVNPAAAYAAGLDVTPERILAAVADVTGRTVGTYEVPTPGRKTAGAVVRQVTDALDGAVKAAGLTRGDVRRLVVATPGAFDPTTGRLRYASHLPGWHSPTLLDDLAAALPMPVEYENDVNLAAVAEQRLGAARGHEDFVLLWNEGGLGAALVLGGRLHRGWTGGAGEVGFLPVPGAPLVRQVTKANSGGFQELAGSQAIPQLALELGMNGIPTGPYAEVAAALVQRAVTEDTVLNRLLLQTYATRLATGLASLVSVLDPELVVLSGASLTAGGEVLRALVQDELEELAASRPKLVVGDVTEQPVLRGALESALAATRDEVFDTTSR; translated from the coding sequence ATGGCAGCAACCGCAGGAACCGCCGGAACGCCGGGCACCCCGCGCGTCCTGCGCGCCATGAACGACCGCGCCGCCCTGGACCTCCTGCTGACGCACGGCCCCCTGTCCCGCACCCGCATCGGCAAGCTCACCGGGCTCTCCAAGCCCACCGCCTCCCAGCTCCTGGCCCGCCTGGAGGCGGCGGGACTGGTCCTGGCCACCGGCACCACCGAGGGGCGACCCGGCCCCAACGCCCAGCTCTACGAGGTCAACCCGGCCGCCGCGTACGCCGCCGGGCTGGACGTCACCCCCGAACGCATCCTCGCCGCCGTCGCCGACGTCACCGGCCGGACGGTGGGCACGTACGAGGTGCCCACCCCCGGCAGGAAGACCGCCGGGGCCGTCGTACGGCAGGTCACCGACGCCCTCGACGGCGCGGTGAAGGCCGCGGGCCTCACCCGGGGCGACGTGCGGCGGCTCGTCGTCGCGACCCCCGGCGCCTTCGACCCCACCACCGGTCGTCTGCGCTACGCCTCCCACCTGCCCGGCTGGCACTCCCCGACGCTGCTCGACGACCTCGCCGCAGCCCTCCCGATGCCGGTCGAGTACGAGAACGACGTCAACCTCGCCGCCGTCGCCGAACAACGGCTCGGCGCGGCCCGCGGCCACGAGGACTTCGTCCTCCTGTGGAACGAGGGCGGTCTCGGCGCCGCACTCGTCCTCGGCGGCCGGCTGCACCGCGGCTGGACCGGCGGCGCGGGAGAGGTAGGTTTCCTTCCGGTTCCGGGCGCACCCCTCGTGCGGCAGGTAACGAAAGCCAACAGTGGCGGCTTCCAGGAGCTGGCCGGCTCGCAGGCCATCCCGCAGCTCGCCCTGGAGCTCGGCATGAACGGCATCCCGACCGGACCGTACGCCGAGGTCGCCGCCGCGCTCGTGCAGCGGGCCGTCACCGAGGACACGGTGCTGAACCGGCTGCTGCTCCAGACGTACGCGACCCGGCTCGCGACCGGTCTCGCCTCGCTCGTCTCCGTGCTCGACCCCGAACTCGTCGTCCTCAGCGGCGCCAGCCTGACCGCCGGCGGCGAGGTGCTGCGCGCCCTCGTCCAGGACGAGCTGGAGGAACTCGCCGCGTCCCGGCCCAAGCTGGTCGTGGGCGACGTCACCGAACAGCCCGTGCTGCGCGGCGCGCTGGAGAGCGCGCTGGCGGCCACCCGCGACGAGGTCTTCGACACCACCTCACGCTGA
- a CDS encoding ABC transporter substrate-binding protein, which yields MPTRIPEVVRKAAFALTASTALLLSTTACTGQAASSGAGDDASKEQTITFWHAWSAPSEVKAVKALVAGFEKAHPTIHVDVVGNMTDDKINQALRAGGSTAPDVISSFTTNNVGKFCSSGALVDLNPLFKKADIDPGTTFPKAMSEYTEYDGNRCAVPLLGDAYGLYYNKTAFQKAGITAPPKTWSEFEADAKKLTITQGDTYKQLGFMPNYHGWETTTEHYMGQFGPTYFDSSGRSTVATDPAVAGAFTLQKKLVDELGGFKKLERFRAGLGDEWGPKHPFHTGQVAMQLDGEWRLGMALDAKPGFDIGVAPLPVPDDQADRYGRGYITGTIAGIAATSKKQAAAWELVKYMTTDTAAVVAFSNAIHNVPSTLAALKSPDLKYDPRFKTFLDIAANPNSTTSPASVNGGVYLTTIQQLGYDYESGKVTDLRAGLTKAGAQIDTDIAQAK from the coding sequence ATGCCCACACGCATACCCGAAGTCGTCCGAAAGGCGGCTTTTGCCCTCACCGCCTCCACGGCCCTGCTCCTGTCCACCACCGCCTGTACCGGCCAGGCCGCGTCCTCCGGCGCGGGCGACGACGCGTCGAAGGAACAGACCATCACCTTCTGGCACGCCTGGAGCGCGCCGAGCGAGGTGAAGGCCGTGAAGGCGCTGGTCGCCGGCTTCGAGAAGGCGCACCCCACCATCCACGTCGACGTCGTCGGGAACATGACCGACGACAAGATCAACCAGGCGCTGCGGGCGGGCGGCAGCACGGCGCCCGACGTGATCTCGTCGTTCACCACCAACAACGTCGGCAAGTTCTGCTCCTCCGGCGCGCTGGTCGACCTCAACCCGCTCTTCAAGAAGGCGGACATCGACCCGGGCACCACCTTCCCGAAGGCGATGAGCGAGTACACCGAGTACGACGGGAATCGCTGCGCCGTGCCGCTGCTGGGCGACGCCTACGGCCTCTACTACAACAAGACCGCGTTCCAGAAGGCCGGCATCACCGCCCCGCCGAAGACCTGGTCCGAGTTCGAGGCCGACGCCAAGAAGCTGACGATCACTCAGGGCGACACGTACAAGCAGCTCGGATTCATGCCGAACTACCACGGCTGGGAGACGACGACCGAGCACTACATGGGCCAGTTCGGGCCCACGTACTTCGACTCGTCCGGCAGGTCGACGGTCGCCACCGACCCGGCCGTCGCGGGCGCCTTCACGCTCCAGAAGAAGCTGGTCGACGAACTCGGCGGCTTCAAGAAGCTGGAGAGGTTCCGCGCCGGCCTCGGTGACGAGTGGGGTCCCAAGCACCCCTTCCACACCGGCCAGGTGGCCATGCAGCTGGACGGCGAGTGGCGCCTCGGGATGGCCCTGGACGCCAAGCCCGGCTTCGACATCGGCGTCGCCCCGCTGCCCGTGCCGGACGACCAGGCCGACCGGTACGGCCGGGGCTACATCACCGGCACCATCGCCGGTATCGCCGCCACCAGCAAGAAGCAGGCCGCGGCCTGGGAACTGGTGAAGTACATGACCACCGACACGGCCGCGGTGGTCGCCTTCTCCAACGCCATCCACAACGTGCCGTCCACACTGGCCGCGCTGAAGTCACCCGACCTGAAGTACGACCCGCGCTTCAAGACCTTCCTCGACATCGCCGCGAACCCGAACTCGACCACCTCCCCGGCCTCGGTCAACGGCGGCGTCTACCTCACCACGATCCAGCAGCTCGGCTACGACTACGAGAGCGGCAAGGTCACCGACCTGAGGGCGGGCCTGACGAAGGCGGGCGCGCAGATCGACACGGACATCGCGCAGGCGAAGTAG